Proteins from a genomic interval of Phenylobacterium sp. LH3H17:
- a CDS encoding penicillin-binding protein 2 produces the protein MTMAHPSFQPPGWRWLKAQVWGLEHAFERAKAAGKAEDDTRIRIFFVLALFSASFLTLAVGATNSAVFSNLGRGDGGAAAIGSARADLVDRNGAMLAADLLHYGLYIDPQEIWDKGEVRRALLGSIPSLTQARLNKALNGQRRTFVLGGLTPESRARVHALGLPGVTFEREERRVYPLGRTAAHLIGFADTGGVGLAGAERALNDLAHQNAAAGTPVALSIDLRVQAALEDELYKAAAEFNPRGAVGVVTNIHTGEILGMASYPTFDPNRAGEADNDAKLNRAAAAIYEMGSTFKAFTVAIGLDTGVADASTTFDARTPYQLGYRTIKDYHAAQKILTLVEVFQHSSNIGTAKLAESIGGPRLSKYFDRLGLTRPAAVELKESARPLTPKKWDMDAVASTSFGHGMNVSPLALSSAMGALLNGGKMVPLTIRKLDPKDRPAGTRVVSEETSKTMLQMMRANVTGGSGGKADAPGLTVGGKTGTGEKYDPAIRGYSSQKQVSSFAAVFPTAGPLETDRYFVLILMDEPKGNASTYGYSTGGWVAAPATGRVIDRIAPFLGVRREPALMAQRPPATPQQLTAGEAPSADGH, from the coding sequence ATGACCATGGCCCATCCGTCCTTCCAGCCGCCGGGCTGGCGCTGGCTGAAGGCCCAGGTCTGGGGGCTGGAGCACGCCTTCGAGCGCGCCAAGGCGGCAGGCAAGGCCGAGGACGACACCCGCATCCGCATCTTTTTCGTCCTGGCCCTGTTCTCGGCCAGCTTCCTGACCCTGGCCGTCGGCGCCACCAACTCGGCGGTGTTCTCCAACCTCGGGCGGGGCGATGGCGGCGCGGCGGCGATCGGTTCGGCGCGGGCCGACCTGGTGGACCGCAACGGCGCCATGCTGGCCGCCGACCTGCTGCACTACGGGCTCTACATCGATCCGCAGGAAATCTGGGACAAGGGCGAGGTGCGCCGCGCCCTGCTCGGCTCCATCCCCTCGCTCACCCAAGCGCGGCTGAACAAGGCGCTCAACGGCCAGCGCCGCACCTTCGTGCTGGGCGGGCTGACGCCTGAGTCCCGCGCCCGGGTCCATGCGCTGGGCCTTCCCGGCGTGACCTTCGAACGTGAGGAGCGTCGGGTCTATCCCCTGGGCCGGACCGCCGCCCACCTGATCGGCTTCGCCGACACCGGCGGGGTCGGGCTCGCCGGCGCCGAGCGTGCGCTCAACGACCTCGCCCACCAGAACGCCGCCGCCGGAACGCCGGTGGCCCTGTCCATCGATCTGAGGGTCCAGGCCGCCCTCGAGGACGAGCTCTACAAGGCCGCCGCTGAGTTCAATCCGCGCGGCGCGGTCGGCGTGGTGACCAATATCCACACCGGGGAAATCCTCGGCATGGCCAGCTATCCCACCTTCGACCCGAACCGCGCGGGCGAGGCCGACAATGACGCCAAGCTCAACCGCGCCGCCGCGGCGATCTATGAGATGGGCTCGACCTTCAAGGCCTTCACCGTGGCCATCGGGCTGGACACCGGCGTGGCCGACGCTTCCACCACCTTCGACGCACGCACCCCGTACCAACTCGGCTACCGGACGATCAAAGACTACCACGCCGCCCAGAAGATCCTGACCCTGGTGGAGGTGTTCCAGCACTCCTCGAACATCGGCACCGCCAAGCTCGCCGAGTCCATCGGTGGGCCGCGGCTGAGCAAGTATTTCGACCGCCTGGGCCTGACCCGGCCGGCGGCGGTGGAGCTGAAGGAGTCGGCTCGGCCCCTGACCCCCAAGAAGTGGGACATGGACGCCGTGGCCTCGACCTCATTCGGTCACGGCATGAACGTCAGTCCGCTGGCGCTCTCCAGCGCCATGGGCGCGCTGCTGAACGGCGGCAAGATGGTGCCCCTGACCATCCGCAAGCTCGATCCGAAGGACCGGCCCGCCGGGACCCGCGTGGTCAGCGAAGAGACCTCCAAGACCATGCTGCAGATGATGCGCGCCAACGTCACGGGCGGCTCAGGCGGCAAGGCCGACGCGCCCGGCCTGACGGTCGGCGGCAAGACCGGCACCGGAGAGAAGTACGATCCCGCCATCCGCGGCTACAGCAGCCAGAAGCAGGTCTCGTCCTTCGCCGCGGTGTTCCCCACCGCCGGGCCGCTGGAGACCGACCGCTATTTCGTGCTGATCCTGATGGACGAGCCCAAGGGCAACGCCTCGACCTACGGCTACTCCACCGGCGGCTGGGTCGCCGCCCCGGCCACTGGCCGGGTGATCGACCGGATCGCCCCCTTCCTGGGCGTGCGGCGCGAACCGGCCCTGATGGCCCAGCGTCCGCCCGCCACCCCGCAGCAGTTGACCGCCGGCGAAGCGCCGAGCGCGGACGGCCACTGA
- a CDS encoding cell division protein: MSVFSRKIRGFRLVDVAAAGLLVAIILSVYLAKTIAGGERTEIAAVEKQIEAERDRIRLLQAEVAHLEQPSRIEQLSANHLGMVPIAAKNEITPETLGDIMLAAQLKAAAAKRAAGPPKVEVAAPVEPAAKPLTQVARVSIPGVQQ; this comes from the coding sequence ATGAGCGTTTTCAGCCGTAAAATCAGGGGATTCCGACTGGTCGACGTCGCCGCCGCGGGCCTGCTGGTGGCGATCATCCTGTCTGTTTACCTGGCCAAGACCATCGCCGGGGGCGAGCGGACCGAGATCGCCGCGGTGGAGAAGCAGATCGAGGCCGAGCGCGACCGCATCCGCTTGCTGCAGGCCGAGGTCGCCCACCTGGAGCAGCCTTCGCGCATCGAGCAGCTTTCCGCCAACCACCTGGGCATGGTCCCGATCGCGGCCAAGAACGAGATCACGCCGGAGACACTCGGCGACATCATGCTAGCGGCCCAGCTCAAGGCCGCGGCCGCCAAGCGCGCGGCCGGGCCTCCCAAGGTCGAGGTCGCCGCCCCGGTCGAGCCGGCGGCCAAGCCGCTGACCCAGGTCGCGCGCGTCAGCATCCCGGGCGTGCAGCAATGA
- the rsmH gene encoding 16S rRNA (cytosine(1402)-N(4))-methyltransferase RsmH produces the protein MEDAPHVPVLLDEVIAALEPGPGKLIVDGTFGAGGYSRALLAAGAQVTAFDRDPSAARFAEGLGDRFRLIEACFSEMDEELGEAAADGVALDLGVSSMQIDEAERGFSFMRDGPLDMRMGADGPTAADLVNTAEPAELARIFWVYGEERESRRIARAIVRRREIEPFTRTLDLAEHIERALGGRRGAKVHPATRAFQGLRIAVNDELAELEAGLVAAEHVLKSGGRLAVVTFHSLEDRIVKAFFTLRAGKTPGGSRHAPPVEAKGQPSFNLLFNGARAPSDDEVRANPRARSAKLRAAVRTDAPVWREAA, from the coding sequence TTGGAAGACGCGCCCCACGTCCCGGTCCTGTTGGACGAGGTCATCGCGGCCCTGGAGCCCGGCCCCGGCAAGCTGATCGTCGACGGCACCTTCGGGGCCGGCGGCTATTCCCGCGCCCTGCTGGCCGCCGGCGCCCAGGTGACGGCCTTCGACCGCGATCCTAGCGCCGCGCGCTTCGCCGAGGGACTGGGCGACCGGTTCCGGCTGATCGAGGCCTGCTTCTCGGAGATGGACGAGGAACTGGGCGAGGCCGCCGCCGACGGCGTGGCGCTCGACCTCGGTGTCTCTTCGATGCAGATCGACGAGGCCGAGCGCGGCTTCTCATTCATGCGCGACGGCCCGCTTGACATGCGCATGGGCGCGGACGGTCCGACGGCCGCCGACCTGGTCAACACCGCCGAGCCGGCCGAGCTGGCGCGCATCTTCTGGGTCTATGGCGAGGAGCGAGAGTCCCGCCGGATCGCGCGAGCCATCGTCCGTCGCCGCGAGATCGAGCCCTTCACCCGCACCCTTGACCTGGCCGAGCACATCGAGCGCGCCCTCGGCGGGCGCCGCGGGGCCAAGGTGCATCCGGCGACCCGCGCCTTCCAGGGCCTGCGGATCGCGGTCAATGACGAACTGGCCGAGCTGGAGGCGGGCCTGGTGGCCGCCGAACACGTGCTGAAGTCCGGCGGCCGGCTGGCCGTGGTCACCTTCCACTCGCTGGAGGACCGGATCGTGAAGGCCTTTTTCACCCTCCGCGCGGGCAAGACCCCGGGCGGCTCGCGCCACGCGCCGCCGGTGGAGGCCAAGGGCCAGCCCAGCTTCAACCTGCTGTTCAACGGCGCCCGCGCCCCGTCGGACGACGAGGTCCGGGCCAATCCGCGCGCCCGCTCGGCCAAGCTCCGCGCGGCCGTACGCACCGACGCCCCGGTCTGGAGGGAAGCCGCATGA
- a CDS encoding division/cell wall cluster transcriptional repressor MraZ, whose amino-acid sequence MFLSTFEKQLDAKRRIVVPQEFRALVSGPFDGIICFPSIEADCIEGGGKALFDRYLSLIEEMPFGDPTRSALEFSVLGGQAKMSFDTAGRITLPEQLCDMFGLTDDVVLVGLGDRFQIWERGAFQAHRAAQRELAREGLAQLRTQQRAAKLGVA is encoded by the coding sequence ATGTTTCTCTCGACATTCGAGAAACAATTGGACGCCAAGCGGCGCATCGTTGTGCCGCAGGAGTTCCGCGCCCTGGTCTCTGGCCCCTTTGACGGAATCATCTGCTTTCCTTCCATCGAAGCCGATTGCATCGAGGGCGGCGGGAAAGCCTTGTTCGACCGTTACCTGTCGCTGATCGAAGAGATGCCGTTCGGCGACCCCACGCGCTCGGCGCTGGAGTTCTCGGTCCTGGGCGGCCAGGCGAAGATGAGCTTCGACACCGCCGGCCGCATTACCCTGCCCGAACAGCTCTGCGACATGTTCGGCCTCACCGACGATGTCGTCCTGGTCGGTCTCGGGGACCGGTTCCAGATCTGGGAGCGGGGAGCCTTCCAGGCCCATCGCGCCGCCCAGCGCGAGCTGGCTCGCGAGGGCCTGGCCCAGCTTCGCACCCAGCAGCGCGCCGCCAAGCTCGGGGTGGCCTGA